In one window of Pseudomonas chlororaphis subsp. chlororaphis DNA:
- a CDS encoding acyl-CoA dehydrogenase family protein, whose translation MLNPAFSQWLDAEAQALDLGQCDPQQVLARLAEAQVLRIGIPAGQGGSDGDLGDAVEAVAAVASRSLAAAFVFWGQRAFIEYLLHSPNAALREHLLPDLLSGELAGATGLSNAMKFLSGIEALQVRAQPRAGGWNLNGRLHWVTNLRKSGFVVAAAIEHEQGGAPFILAIPAGLAGLQRSEDLQLMGLQSSNTAALELQQVEVGHDWLLHEDAKAFLPAVRPAFLGLQCGMAIGLARRALDEVQTHLHSGRSILREPLQEQRQQLEESVAELKRGLLEGRFLTQPAALFRLRIALAEAAANAVQLELQASGGKAYLSEHGGGFARRWRESAFVPIVTPSLVQLRAELQRQARDAAA comes from the coding sequence ATGCTCAACCCCGCATTCAGTCAATGGCTGGACGCCGAGGCCCAGGCCCTGGATCTGGGCCAGTGCGACCCACAGCAGGTGCTGGCGCGACTGGCCGAGGCGCAGGTGCTGCGCATCGGCATTCCGGCCGGGCAGGGCGGTAGCGACGGCGACCTGGGCGACGCCGTGGAGGCGGTGGCCGCGGTGGCCAGCCGTTCCCTGGCGGCGGCCTTTGTGTTCTGGGGCCAGCGGGCCTTTATCGAATACCTGCTGCACAGCCCCAACGCGGCCTTGCGCGAGCATCTGTTGCCGGACCTGCTCAGCGGCGAACTGGCGGGGGCCACCGGGCTGTCGAACGCCATGAAGTTCCTCTCCGGCATCGAGGCCCTGCAAGTCCGCGCGCAGCCACGGGCGGGTGGTTGGAATCTGAACGGGCGCCTGCACTGGGTGACCAATCTGCGCAAAAGCGGTTTTGTGGTGGCCGCGGCCATCGAGCACGAGCAGGGCGGCGCGCCCTTTATCCTGGCGATCCCCGCGGGCCTGGCCGGCTTGCAACGTTCCGAGGATTTGCAACTGATGGGCTTGCAGTCGAGCAACACCGCGGCGCTGGAGTTGCAGCAGGTCGAGGTCGGCCACGACTGGTTGCTGCACGAGGACGCCAAGGCCTTTCTGCCGGCGGTGCGCCCGGCGTTTCTCGGCCTGCAATGCGGCATGGCCATCGGCCTGGCGCGGCGCGCGCTGGATGAAGTGCAGACGCACCTGCACAGCGGGCGTTCGATTCTTCGCGAGCCGTTGCAGGAGCAACGCCAGCAGTTGGAGGAGAGCGTCGCCGAGCTCAAGCGCGGCTTGCTGGAGGGGCGTTTCCTGACCCAGCCAGCGGCGCTGTTCCGGCTACGCATCGCCCTGGCTGAAGCTGCCGCCAATGCCGTGCAGCTGGAGTTGCAGGCCAGTGGCGGCAAGGCCTACCTGAGCGAGCATGGCGGCGGTTTTGCCCGGCGCTGGCGCGAGTCGGCCTTCGTGCCGATCGTCACGCCGAGCCTGGTGCAGTTGCGCGCCGAGTTGCAGCGCCAGGCCCGGGACGCGGCGGCATGA
- a CDS encoding polysaccharide deacetylase family protein → MKQGFKLLCAVLLAAGLGGCIAAPIEMTAQTEQRLRAQAPIRFLLTFDDGPSASSFYNPTERVLDDLLDNPLQPAIKAVFFVQTRASRAGGSDIGRRIMAREHTEGHVLGFHTATPRHTNHRSLDPPELEASLNDGSADIALITGVPPNLVRPPFWNYDKRTFAAYQRHGLHVLLTDLSANDGKVWGFNASPRRRANMLRQLSEVRERIALGQLPTVDGVIPVVVTFHDLNRYTARHTREYLQILLDSAQATGLATAPKPFYDDTAALQRAVMARTVTNSEQPVRLPGLWNWLWDRNSH, encoded by the coding sequence ATGAAACAAGGCTTCAAGCTTCTCTGCGCAGTGTTGCTCGCCGCTGGTCTGGGCGGTTGCATCGCTGCCCCCATCGAAATGACCGCGCAGACCGAGCAACGCCTGCGCGCCCAGGCGCCGATCCGCTTTCTGTTGACCTTCGACGATGGCCCCAGCGCTTCCAGTTTCTACAACCCGACCGAACGGGTGCTCGACGACCTGCTCGACAATCCACTGCAACCGGCGATCAAGGCGGTGTTCTTCGTCCAGACCCGCGCCTCGCGGGCCGGCGGCAGCGACATAGGGCGGCGGATAATGGCCCGCGAGCACACCGAGGGCCATGTGCTGGGCTTTCATACCGCCACGCCGAGGCACACCAACCATCGCTCGCTCGACCCACCGGAACTGGAGGCGTCCCTGAACGACGGCAGCGCCGATATCGCGCTGATCACCGGGGTGCCGCCGAACCTGGTGCGCCCGCCATTCTGGAACTACGACAAGCGCACCTTCGCCGCCTACCAACGGCATGGCCTGCATGTGTTGCTTACCGACCTCAGCGCCAACGACGGCAAGGTCTGGGGTTTCAACGCCAGCCCACGGCGCCGGGCCAATATGCTGCGCCAGCTGTCGGAAGTGCGCGAACGCATTGCCCTGGGCCAGTTGCCGACGGTGGACGGAGTGATCCCGGTGGTGGTGACCTTCCACGACCTCAATCGCTACACCGCCCGCCACACCCGGGAATACCTGCAGATCCTGCTCGACAGCGCCCAGGCCACTGGCCTTGCGACCGCGCCCAAGCCGTTCTACGACGATACCGCGGCGCTGCAACGGGCGGTCATGGCCCGTACCGTCACCAACAGCGAACAGCCGGTGCGGTTGCCGGGGCTGTGGAACTGGCTGTGGGACAGGAATTCCCATTGA
- a CDS encoding AraC family transcriptional regulator — protein MISSSPLVDWLLESLELDASLFHVGRYCGGWHASTHGLARASFHLIVQGHCWLHIEGHEPAQRLNAGDALFLLRDLDYRLSSAQAHGAALELPRRAMQALDAHAQDQAEDGVGLVCGFFHFKSGLSSLIIDALPDWIVLRAGDPSLSAARALFELILQECQRTPAPSSALLERLSHLLFLYVLRQQVADNQGLGGLVALARHPAFAALLEQLIEHPEQPWPLESMAACTGLSRSAFFKRFNELAGQSPGQVLLALRMRHACQLLKANHTVEQVGAAVGYQSVAAFTRAFAKAVGVQPGAYRRQHEGR, from the coding sequence ATGATTTCGTCCAGCCCACTGGTTGATTGGTTATTAGAAAGCCTTGAACTCGACGCTAGCCTGTTCCATGTCGGCCGCTACTGCGGCGGCTGGCACGCCAGCACCCACGGCCTGGCCCGGGCCAGCTTCCACCTGATCGTGCAGGGCCATTGCTGGCTGCATATCGAGGGCCATGAGCCGGCCCAGCGCCTGAATGCCGGGGATGCGCTGTTCCTGCTGCGCGACCTGGACTATCGCCTGTCCAGCGCCCAAGCGCATGGCGCCGCCCTTGAACTGCCACGCAGGGCCATGCAGGCGCTCGACGCTCACGCACAAGATCAGGCCGAGGATGGCGTGGGCCTGGTCTGCGGCTTCTTTCATTTCAAGTCCGGGCTGTCGTCGCTGATCATCGACGCCCTGCCGGACTGGATCGTGCTGCGCGCCGGCGACCCGTCCCTGAGCGCGGCGCGGGCCCTGTTCGAGCTGATCCTGCAAGAGTGCCAGCGCACGCCCGCGCCCTCCTCGGCGCTGCTGGAGCGCCTGAGCCATCTGCTGTTCCTCTATGTGCTGCGCCAGCAAGTGGCCGATAACCAGGGCCTTGGCGGGCTGGTGGCGCTGGCCCGGCACCCGGCTTTCGCAGCGCTGCTGGAACAGTTGATCGAACACCCCGAACAACCCTGGCCCCTGGAAAGCATGGCGGCCTGCACCGGGCTGTCGCGCTCGGCCTTCTTCAAGCGCTTCAACGAACTGGCCGGGCAATCCCCGGGCCAGGTCCTGCTGGCGCTGCGCATGCGCCATGCCTGCCAGTTGCTCAAGGCCAACCACACCGTGGAACAGGTCGGCGCGGCAGTGGGTTATCAATCGGTCGCGGCCTTTACCCGCGCCTTCGCCAAGGCCGTGGGCGTGCAGCCGGGGGCTTATCGGCGCCAGCACGAAGGGCGTTGA
- a CDS encoding ABC transporter substrate-binding protein has protein sequence MTLSRRLRRLFFSTLFAAPLAQAAEPLVLQVGDQNYYNVRASVEASGVLEGAPYKVDWKHFQAAAPLAEALNTGALDLGFLGDSGFLFLAAKQAPVKLIGVSRQNPDTIALLVPKDSPVQTIADLKDKKVAYWPGAWSQQLTLRALEQAGLPEDHVEFIKLMPIDAAAALPQGSIDAFPVWEPYISQQILFSGARPILTAKNLMPGLSAIAASTPAIDSKRAAIADFLGRLKLARAWVDSHTDQYADLWAKKANLDPNVSRHWLRQAHMSVGPVDPQAAADLQSTADFLFKVKALPAPLATATVVDTSFTQALSQ, from the coding sequence ATGACGCTCTCCCGACGCCTGCGCCGTCTGTTCTTCAGCACCCTGTTCGCGGCGCCCCTGGCCCAGGCCGCCGAGCCGCTGGTGCTGCAGGTCGGCGACCAGAACTACTACAACGTGCGAGCCTCGGTGGAGGCCTCGGGAGTGCTTGAAGGCGCGCCCTACAAGGTCGACTGGAAACACTTCCAGGCCGCCGCGCCCCTGGCCGAGGCGCTGAACACCGGCGCCCTGGACCTGGGCTTTCTCGGCGATTCGGGCTTTCTGTTCCTGGCCGCGAAGCAGGCGCCGGTGAAGCTGATCGGCGTCTCGCGGCAGAACCCGGACACCATCGCCTTGCTGGTGCCCAAGGATTCGCCGGTGCAGACCATCGCCGACCTCAAGGACAAGAAGGTCGCCTACTGGCCCGGCGCCTGGAGCCAGCAACTGACCCTGCGCGCCCTGGAGCAGGCCGGCCTGCCGGAGGACCATGTCGAGTTCATCAAGCTGATGCCGATCGACGCTGCCGCGGCCTTGCCCCAGGGCAGCATCGACGCCTTCCCGGTGTGGGAACCCTATATCTCGCAGCAGATCCTGTTCTCCGGCGCGCGGCCGATCCTCACCGCGAAGAACCTGATGCCCGGCCTCAGCGCCATCGCCGCCTCGACCCCGGCCATCGACAGCAAGCGCGCCGCCATCGCCGACTTCCTCGGCCGCCTGAAGCTGGCCCGGGCCTGGGTCGACAGCCACACCGACCAGTACGCCGACCTGTGGGCGAAAAAGGCCAACCTCGACCCGAACGTCTCGCGCCATTGGCTGCGCCAGGCGCACATGAGCGTCGGCCCGGTGGACCCGCAGGCCGCCGCCGACCTGCAAAGCACCGCGGACTTCCTGTTCAAGGTCAAGGCGCTGCCGGCGCCCTTGGCCACCGCGACTGTTGTCGACACTTCCTTTACCCAGGCCCTGAGCCAGTGA
- a CDS encoding carboxymuconolactone decarboxylase family protein, with the protein MSRITLHSLQSAPEAARPFLQNAQNNSGFIPNLLGILANAPAALETYVTVSALNGKAELSLAEREVVQLVAATTHGCDFCVAGHTAVAQNKAKLSDEVISALRERSPLPEEKLQALAAFAAEVIATRGNVSEPTFAAFKAAGYSEGNALEVILGVSLATLCNFANVFARTPLNPELAKYRWQAPQQ; encoded by the coding sequence ATGTCGCGCATCACTCTACACAGCCTGCAAAGCGCTCCCGAAGCGGCCCGGCCGTTTTTGCAGAACGCCCAGAACAACTCGGGGTTCATCCCCAATCTGCTGGGCATCCTGGCCAATGCCCCGGCGGCGCTGGAGACCTACGTTACGGTATCGGCGCTCAATGGCAAGGCCGAGCTGAGCCTGGCCGAACGGGAGGTGGTGCAACTGGTGGCCGCCACCACTCACGGTTGCGATTTCTGTGTGGCCGGGCACACTGCGGTGGCGCAGAATAAGGCCAAACTGTCGGACGAAGTGATCAGCGCGTTGCGTGAGCGCAGCCCCTTGCCGGAGGAAAAACTGCAGGCATTGGCTGCCTTCGCCGCCGAGGTGATCGCCACCCGCGGCAATGTCAGTGAGCCGACGTTCGCGGCATTCAAGGCCGCCGGCTACAGCGAGGGCAATGCCCTGGAAGTGATTCTCGGGGTGAGCCTGGCGACCCTGTGCAATTTCGCCAACGTGTTCGCCCGCACGCCGCTGAACCCGGAACTGGCGAAGTACCGCTGGCAAGCGCCGCAGCAATGA
- a CDS encoding ABC transporter permease — translation MAKRSASNLHGLLGVGGLLGLLLLWWLGVRLFGSADGLAARFSPAATLASLLELLGRAELYEHVLVSLKRILVGLALALLVGVPLGLLIGSYRHLEAATTPAFQFLRMISPLSWMPVVVMLMGVGDQPIYFLLAFAAVWPILLNTAAGVRQLDPRWLQLSRSLSATRWETLRKVILPGVLGHVLTGVRLAIGILWIVLVPCEMLGVSAGLGYFILDTRDRLAYSELMAMVLLIGALGFALDSLARGLHRRWTHLP, via the coding sequence ATGGCCAAGCGATCCGCATCGAACCTGCATGGGCTGCTGGGCGTGGGCGGGCTGCTGGGCCTGCTGCTGTTGTGGTGGCTGGGGGTGCGCCTGTTTGGCAGCGCCGACGGGCTGGCGGCGCGTTTTTCGCCGGCGGCGACCCTGGCCAGCCTGCTGGAACTGCTGGGCCGCGCCGAGCTGTACGAGCATGTGCTGGTCAGCCTCAAGCGCATCCTGGTTGGCCTGGCGCTGGCCTTGCTGGTGGGCGTGCCCCTGGGCCTGCTGATCGGCAGCTACCGCCACCTGGAGGCGGCCACCACCCCGGCGTTCCAGTTCCTGCGGATGATCTCGCCGCTGTCGTGGATGCCGGTGGTGGTGATGCTGATGGGGGTAGGGGACCAGCCGATCTACTTCCTGCTGGCCTTCGCCGCGGTCTGGCCGATCCTGCTCAACACCGCGGCCGGGGTGCGCCAGCTCGACCCGCGCTGGCTGCAACTGAGCCGCAGCCTCAGCGCCACCCGCTGGGAAACCCTGCGCAAGGTGATCCTGCCCGGGGTGCTGGGCCATGTGCTGACCGGCGTGCGCCTGGCTATCGGCATTTTGTGGATCGTCCTGGTGCCTTGCGAAATGCTTGGCGTCAGCGCCGGCCTGGGCTATTTCATCCTCGATACCCGCGACCGCCTGGCCTATTCGGAACTGATGGCCATGGTCCTGCTGATCGGCGCCCTGGGCTTTGCCCTGGACAGCCTGGCCCGTGGTCTGCACCGGCGCTGGACGCACTTGCCGTAA
- a CDS encoding universal stress protein, whose product MSQYQRLLLVIDPAMRQSPAIPRAAALAKASGASLHIAALLKPASILSLFEHNVRNEARERYRLGHQEWLQEEVHRLRGHGVKVNGEVAWADDLLEEILQHVAEIQPDLLIKDVQHEPALKRAFLTPMDWHLLRQCPVPLYLMGRHGHTLPQMVVAAVDPSRPEYQHNGLNDRIIHEANSLALQCDAELHLLHAYDVSSVYLGDAGGGGLVLADLTRELRVTLEKAFLELAERYGVPEERRHFILGQPVTVLANFVTENQADVLVMGRVHRQGLEKLVGSTTEHALYQVPCSLLAL is encoded by the coding sequence ATGAGCCAGTATCAACGCTTGTTGCTGGTCATCGACCCGGCAATGCGCCAGTCCCCCGCGATCCCGCGTGCCGCTGCCCTGGCCAAGGCCAGCGGGGCGAGCCTGCATATCGCGGCCTTGCTGAAACCGGCGTCGATTCTTTCCCTGTTCGAGCACAACGTGCGCAATGAAGCGCGCGAACGTTACCGCCTGGGGCACCAGGAATGGTTGCAGGAGGAGGTGCATCGCCTGCGCGGCCATGGTGTCAAGGTCAACGGCGAGGTGGCCTGGGCCGACGACCTGCTGGAGGAAATCCTGCAGCACGTCGCGGAAATCCAGCCCGACCTGCTGATCAAGGACGTGCAGCACGAACCGGCGCTCAAACGGGCCTTTCTCACGCCGATGGACTGGCACCTGCTGCGCCAGTGCCCGGTACCGCTGTATCTCATGGGCCGCCACGGCCATACGTTGCCGCAAATGGTGGTCGCGGCGGTCGACCCGTCGCGGCCGGAGTACCAGCACAACGGGCTCAACGACCGGATCATCCACGAAGCCAACAGCCTGGCCCTGCAATGCGATGCCGAGCTGCACCTGCTGCACGCCTATGACGTGTCGTCGGTCTACCTGGGCGATGCCGGGGGCGGTGGCCTGGTGCTGGCGGACCTGACCCGGGAACTGCGGGTGACCCTGGAAAAAGCCTTCCTGGAACTGGCCGAGCGTTATGGCGTGCCCGAGGAACGCCGGCATTTCATCCTCGGACAGCCGGTCACCGTGCTGGCCAACTTCGTCACCGAGAACCAGGCCGATGTGCTGGTCATGGGCCGTGTGCATCGCCAGGGCCTGGAGAAACTGGTGGGCAGCACGACCGAGCACGCGCTGTATCAGGTGCCCTGCAGCCTGCTGGCGCTGTAG
- a CDS encoding GNAT family N-acetyltransferase, protein MSATPRPAYVYRPMTVADLPAAHALSVQLKWPHRLEDWAMLQRVGQGFVVEDGERLIGSAFACLQGDYATIGLVIVSGDYQGQGIGRALMEKALHACESRTPILNATLAGAPLYASLGFVEFGVIQQHQGQVRVPEVGALPAGENCRPLRKADRLRQLSLANAGSGLDRQQVLEDLFAVVEHGVGIERDGQLRAFALLRPFGRGRCIGPVVAETAEQARQMIASLLSKVPDAFVRIDIPADCGLAEWLESAGLKQVDQVAQMARGTPPRALGNVRQFALVTQAIG, encoded by the coding sequence ATGTCCGCCACCCCTCGCCCCGCTTATGTGTACCGCCCGATGACAGTCGCCGACTTGCCGGCGGCCCACGCCCTGTCCGTGCAATTGAAGTGGCCCCATCGCCTGGAAGACTGGGCGATGTTGCAGCGGGTCGGCCAGGGCTTTGTGGTGGAGGACGGCGAGCGCCTGATCGGCAGTGCCTTCGCCTGCCTGCAGGGGGACTACGCCACCATCGGCCTGGTGATCGTCAGCGGCGACTACCAGGGCCAGGGCATCGGCCGGGCCCTGATGGAAAAGGCCCTGCACGCCTGCGAGTCGCGCACGCCGATCCTCAACGCCACCCTGGCCGGCGCGCCGCTGTATGCCAGCCTGGGCTTCGTCGAGTTCGGCGTGATCCAGCAGCATCAGGGCCAGGTGCGGGTGCCGGAGGTGGGCGCCCTGCCCGCCGGTGAAAACTGCCGGCCGCTGCGCAAGGCCGACCGCCTGCGCCAGTTGAGCCTGGCCAACGCCGGCAGCGGCCTGGACCGCCAGCAGGTGCTGGAGGACCTGTTCGCGGTGGTCGAGCACGGCGTCGGCATCGAACGCGACGGCCAGTTGCGCGCCTTCGCCCTGCTGCGGCCGTTCGGCCGTGGCCGCTGCATCGGCCCGGTGGTCGCGGAAACCGCCGAGCAGGCCCGGCAGATGATCGCCAGCCTGCTGAGCAAGGTTCCCGATGCCTTCGTGCGCATCGATATTCCGGCCGACTGCGGCCTGGCCGAATGGCTGGAAAGCGCCGGCCTGAAACAGGTCGACCAGGTCGCGCAGATGGCCCGCGGCACCCCGCCCCGGGCGCTCGGCAACGTGCGCCAGTTCGCCCTGGTGACCCAGGCCATCGGTTGA
- a CDS encoding ABC transporter ATP-binding protein, translating to MSAALLEARQISLGYPGEAGWQAVLEGFDLRLQPGEVVSILGPSGVGKSSLLRVLAGLQAPHSGSVSLLGQALDGPHPRVAVAFQDPSLLPWLNLEHNVAFGLDFARQPALDARQRQARIDQAIAEVGLQHARGHYPAQLSGGMAQRTALARCLARQPQVLLLDEPFGALDEVTRADMQQLLLKVIAEHRTAALLITHDIDEALLLSDRILLLGNSPARTLGEWRIDLPQPRAELVEELGALRIEILKTLRRASRAAQPQALLPQPAPLSL from the coding sequence ATGAGCGCGGCCTTGCTCGAAGCCCGGCAGATCAGCCTCGGCTACCCCGGTGAAGCAGGCTGGCAAGCGGTGCTGGAAGGCTTCGACTTGCGCTTGCAGCCAGGGGAGGTGGTGTCGATCCTCGGCCCCAGCGGCGTCGGCAAGTCCAGCCTGTTGCGGGTCCTGGCCGGCTTGCAGGCGCCCCACAGTGGTAGCGTCAGCCTGCTGGGCCAGGCGCTGGACGGGCCGCATCCACGGGTGGCCGTGGCGTTCCAGGACCCCAGCCTGCTGCCCTGGCTGAACCTGGAACACAACGTCGCCTTCGGCCTCGATTTCGCCCGCCAGCCGGCGCTGGACGCCCGGCAGCGCCAGGCGCGGATCGACCAGGCGATCGCCGAGGTCGGCCTGCAGCATGCCCGCGGGCATTACCCGGCGCAGCTGTCCGGCGGCATGGCCCAGCGCACCGCGCTGGCCCGTTGCCTGGCGCGCCAGCCGCAGGTGCTGTTGCTCGACGAACCCTTCGGCGCGCTGGACGAAGTGACCCGCGCCGACATGCAGCAACTGCTGCTCAAGGTGATTGCCGAGCACCGCACCGCGGCGCTGTTGATCACCCACGACATCGACGAAGCCCTGCTGCTTTCCGACCGAATCCTGCTACTGGGTAACAGCCCGGCGCGGACCCTCGGCGAGTGGCGCATCGACCTGCCTCAGCCGCGCGCCGAGCTGGTGGAAGAACTGGGCGCCCTGCGTATCGAGATTCTCAAAACCCTTCGGCGGGCGAGCCGCGCTGCACAACCCCAAGCCTTGCTGCCTCAGCCCGCACCTCTGTCTCTGTAG
- a CDS encoding cupin domain-containing protein — translation MSIPAALLLAGADGRFDASLFTPAALGSDDPFGADRLVAYNGSDGIAAGVVRTSGRFASEDFPHIEMLVVHAGKVLLDSAESSGEPALELAPGASVVIGRGSAFKLEAEPGTLWAFCAVNRAAAGAEPGLTLLDPRAMLSPSAAPEPQILIGPEPQCRSRNAFEDDASDLRIGVWDSTPYRRHGRPHKLNELMHLVEGSVTLEGADGSRLSAGPGATLFVAQGTPCAWHSTAYVRKFYAVK, via the coding sequence ATGTCCATACCCGCCGCTTTGCTGCTGGCAGGCGCCGACGGCCGCTTCGACGCCAGCCTGTTCACCCCTGCTGCCCTGGGCAGTGACGACCCCTTCGGCGCCGATCGGCTGGTTGCCTATAACGGCAGCGACGGCATTGCCGCCGGTGTCGTGCGCACCAGCGGACGTTTTGCCAGCGAGGATTTCCCCCACATCGAAATGCTCGTGGTGCACGCCGGCAAGGTGTTGCTCGACAGCGCCGAGTCGTCTGGGGAACCGGCCCTGGAACTGGCCCCGGGCGCCAGCGTGGTGATCGGCCGCGGCAGCGCCTTCAAGCTCGAGGCCGAGCCCGGCACGCTCTGGGCCTTCTGCGCGGTGAACCGTGCCGCGGCGGGCGCCGAACCGGGCCTGACGCTGCTCGACCCGCGGGCCATGCTCTCGCCCTCGGCAGCTCCCGAGCCGCAGATCCTGATCGGCCCGGAACCGCAATGCCGCTCGCGCAACGCCTTCGAGGACGACGCCAGCGACCTGCGGATCGGGGTCTGGGATTCCACGCCGTACCGCCGCCACGGCCGGCCGCACAAGCTCAATGAATTGATGCACCTGGTGGAAGGCAGCGTGACCCTCGAGGGCGCGGACGGCAGCCGCCTGAGCGCCGGCCCCGGCGCTACGCTGTTCGTTGCCCAGGGCACACCCTGCGCGTGGCACAGCACGGCCTATGTGCGCAAGTTCTATGCGGTGAAGTAA
- a CDS encoding phosphoribosyltransferase: MSEYPSLQMTLRNRQAAGQGLVAPLQKYSRRPEVIVLALPRGGVPVAWEIARALEVRLDLMLVRKLGVPGHEELAMGAIASGGIRILNQDVLSSHHLGDAALQAVTIRETQELQRRERVYRGDRAAPDLRDQVVILVDDGLATGASMHAAVQAARLQHPARIVVAVPLGPQETVDTLSFEVDELICPITPLWFVSIGNGYADFAQTSDEEVIDLLQRAWQRPCEGGSA, from the coding sequence ATGAGCGAATATCCGTCATTGCAGATGACCCTGCGCAACCGTCAGGCCGCCGGGCAAGGGCTGGTCGCGCCGTTGCAGAAATACAGCCGCCGGCCCGAAGTGATCGTGCTGGCGTTGCCCCGGGGCGGGGTGCCGGTGGCCTGGGAAATCGCCCGGGCCCTGGAGGTGCGGCTGGACCTGATGCTGGTGCGCAAGCTTGGCGTGCCCGGCCATGAAGAACTGGCGATGGGCGCCATCGCCAGCGGTGGTATCCGCATCCTCAATCAGGACGTCCTGAGCAGCCATCACCTCGGTGATGCCGCGCTGCAAGCGGTGACCATACGGGAAACCCAGGAGTTGCAGCGCCGCGAACGGGTCTACCGTGGCGACCGGGCCGCGCCCGACCTGCGTGACCAGGTGGTGATCCTGGTGGACGACGGGCTGGCCACCGGCGCCTCGATGCACGCCGCGGTACAGGCGGCGCGCCTGCAGCACCCGGCGCGGATCGTGGTGGCCGTGCCCCTGGGGCCGCAGGAAACCGTCGACACCCTGAGTTTCGAGGTCGACGAGCTGATCTGCCCGATCACGCCCCTGTGGTTCGTGTCGATCGGCAATGGTTATGCGGACTTTGCCCAGACCTCGGACGAGGAGGTGATCGACCTGTTGCAGCGCGCCTGGCAGCGGCCCTGCGAAGGCGGTTCGGCATGA
- a CDS encoding ABC transporter substrate-binding protein: MCLDDFTHSRRDFLKLSALLTAGGALPLLNSLQARAAAEPDAPVRIGYLPITDATPLLVAHNNGLFEAEGIRSERPVLLRSWAQVIEAFISGQVNVIHLLSPMTVWARYGSKVPAKVVAWNHVGGSGLTVAPGITEVRQLGGQALAIPFWYSIHNVVVQQLLRDNGLTPVSRPASSPLAANEVNLLVLPPSDMPPALASKRIAGYIVAEPFNALAEELKVGRVQRFTGDIWRNHACCVVFMHEQDLNNRPEWSQKVVNAIVKAQLWTRDHRAEVASLLSRDGANRYTPHAPQVLSRVLAPSASERQQYLADGAIQHAQWDEQRIDFQPYPFPSYTEELVKRLKDTLIEGDKGFLASLDPQHTARDLVDERFVRNAIASVGGLKAFGLPDSFERSEEFSL, translated from the coding sequence ATGTGCCTGGATGACTTCACCCACAGCCGTCGCGACTTCCTCAAGCTCAGCGCCTTGCTCACCGCCGGCGGCGCCTTGCCGTTGCTCAATAGCCTGCAGGCCCGCGCCGCCGCGGAGCCGGACGCGCCGGTGCGCATCGGCTACCTGCCGATCACCGACGCCACGCCCTTGCTGGTGGCCCATAACAACGGCCTGTTCGAGGCCGAGGGCATCCGCTCCGAGCGCCCGGTGCTGCTGCGCAGTTGGGCGCAGGTGATCGAGGCGTTCATTTCCGGGCAGGTTAATGTGATCCACCTGCTGTCGCCGATGACCGTCTGGGCTCGCTATGGCAGTAAGGTGCCGGCCAAGGTGGTGGCCTGGAACCACGTCGGCGGCTCCGGCCTGACCGTGGCGCCGGGCATCACCGAGGTCCGGCAGCTGGGCGGGCAGGCGCTGGCGATTCCGTTCTGGTACTCGATCCACAACGTGGTGGTGCAGCAACTGTTGCGCGACAACGGCCTGACCCCGGTCAGCCGGCCAGCCAGCAGCCCGCTGGCGGCCAACGAGGTCAACCTGCTGGTGCTGCCGCCGTCGGACATGCCGCCGGCCCTGGCCAGCAAGCGCATCGCCGGCTACATAGTCGCCGAGCCCTTCAACGCCCTGGCCGAGGAACTCAAGGTCGGCCGGGTGCAGCGCTTTACCGGGGATATCTGGCGCAACCACGCCTGCTGCGTGGTGTTCATGCACGAGCAGGATTTGAATAACCGCCCCGAATGGTCGCAGAAGGTGGTCAATGCCATCGTCAAGGCGCAGCTGTGGACCCGCGACCACCGCGCCGAGGTCGCCAGTCTGCTGTCCCGCGACGGCGCCAACCGCTACACCCCGCATGCGCCCCAGGTGCTGAGCCGGGTCTTGGCGCCGAGTGCCAGCGAACGCCAGCAGTACCTGGCCGACGGCGCGATCCAGCACGCCCAGTGGGACGAGCAGCGCATCGATTTCCAGCCGTACCCGTTCCCCAGCTACACCGAGGAACTGGTCAAGCGCCTCAAGGACACCCTGATCGAAGGCGACAAGGGCTTTTTGGCCAGCCTCGACCCGCAGCACACCGCCCGCGATCTGGTTGACGAGCGCTTCGTGCGCAACGCCATCGCGTCGGTTGGCGGGCTCAAGGCATTCGGCTTGCCCGACAGCTTCGAACGCAGCGAGGAGTTCAGCCTCTGA